In Quercus robur chromosome 11, dhQueRobu3.1, whole genome shotgun sequence, the following proteins share a genomic window:
- the LOC126707149 gene encoding magnesium transporter MRS2-3 isoform X2, which produces MRGGGHVPNNPPPKPGLSITDEDADTARPISAPHRKKATGVRAWMVVDSTGQAEVIEAGKHAIMRRTGLPARDLRILDPLLSYPSTVLGRERAIVINLEHIKAIITAQEVLLLNSRDPSVTPFVEELQRRILRHHHATTAQEGNGDDSNWSNLYDLGEPQSRTGSPVNLSQGFPQFQDQDEEGKAEGKQGLDNQDGMKVLPFEFVALEACLEAACSCLENEAKTLELEAHPALDKLTSKISTLNLERVRQIKSRLVAITGRVQKVRDELEHLLDDDEDMAELYLTEKLLQQNLENSSASTLSENDNMDDEVLGLDVDDRIPAEISAEAGRGSASYKSELQNINNSLEQPYGVSKALSRDSHGIHTSTTHSVTGKHLDVEELEMLLEAYFVQIDGTLNKLSTGVC; this is translated from the exons ATGAGGGGAGGTGGTCATGTTCCGAATAACCCACCACCCAAACCGGGTCTATCCATAACCGATGAAGATGCAGACACGGCCCGACCCATCTCCGCCCCTCACCGGAAGAAGGCCACGGGGGTGAGAGCTTGGATGGTGGTGGACTCCACGGGCCAAGCGGAGGTGATTGAAGCTGGTAAACATGCTATCATGAGACGAACGGGTCTGCCCGCCCGTGACCTTCGGATCTTGGACCCGCTTCTCTCGTACCCGTCAACCGTGTTAGGTCGAGAGCGAGCAATTGTGATCAATCTGGAGCACATCAAGGCTATCATCACAGCCCAAGAGGTTCTCTTGCTTAATTCTCGTGACCCATCTGTCACCCCTTTTGTTGAAGAGCTTCAGAGAAGGATTTTGCGTCATCACCACGCCACCACTGCTCAG GAGGGCAATGGTGATGATTCAAACTGGTCAAATTTGTATGACTTGGGAGAGCCACAATCAAGAACCGGTAGTCCTGTAAATTTATCTCAAGGGTTTCCACAGTTTCAGGATCAGGATGAGGAAGGCAAGGCAGAGGGGAAACAAGGCCTTGACAATCAAGATGGAATGAAAGTTCTTCCATTTGAGTTTGTTGCATTGGAAGCATGCCTTGAGGCTGCTTGCAGTTGCTTAGAAAATGAA GCAAAGACATTGGAGCTGGAGGCTCATCCAGCCTTAGACAAGCTGACTTCAAAGATTAGTACGCTTAATTTGGAGCGTGTCCGGCAAATTAAAAGTCGTTTGGTTGCAATAACTGGACGTGTTCAAAAG GTTAGGGATGAACTAGAACACTTGctggatgatgatgaagatatgGCCGAGCTGTATCTTACGGAGAAGTTGCTCCAACAAAACCTTGAAAATTCATCTGCTTCCACTCTAAGTGAGAATGACAACATGGATGATGAAGTTCTTGGATTAGACGTGGATGATAG AATACCTGCTGAAATCTCAGCAGAAGCTGGCAGGGGTTCTGCTAGTTACAAAAGTGAACTTCAAAACATCAACAATTCCCTGGAGCAACCATATGGTGTGTCTAAAGCACTTAGTAGGGACAGCCATGGGATCCATACTAGTACTACTCACAGTGTTACAGGCAAGCACCTGGATGTGGAGGAGCTTGAAATGCTGTTGGAGGCATATTTTGTGCAAATTGATGGTACACTAAACAAACTATCCACG